The segment GTGAGCAATTAGTTTActtttttgatctccaacaaaTAACACCAACACCCAAAATAAGGATATAACCTGCTGTAGAACATGGAGCACCTGATAAAGTGTACCAATCTGCATCAgaaaagccttcaagtacaatatgatattttttatagaacaaaccacaatattttgttctaaataaatatttcataactcttgttatagcatgTCAATGTTCATTACCTGACTTGCTTGTCAACCTACCAAGTACTCCTACGGCATATGAAATATCAAGCCTACTGCAATCAATCACATATCTCAAATTTTTCGATTATGCTAGCGTATTCCTTTTTATTCATTACATTTTTCACTTTCACTAAGgaataagtgaacacttgaatcaaaaggagttacaaaatgcttggaatcatgaaatttatatttttcaaaaatttctcaACAGAATGTAACTGGTCAAGAAAAATTtcctcacatgttcttgttattttattcaaaagaataaaattttcctcaccatgatctttcatatcaaaatgacttttaaaaatatatttatcttcaTCAATAACTTTCATGTTAGAGTAAAAGAtcaataaatcatcaacatataggcaaatgatcacatgtgaattatttcaaaacttatgttatatgcacttatcacattcatttgttttaaaaccattttcaatcatgcaagaataaaaaatttcttagcATTGCTTAGGTGcctgtttcaagccatataggAATTTAGTAAGTTTATACACTTTACTTTCTTGGCATGCTTCAACAAAAGACTCGAGttgtttcatataaattttctcatttaggtatccatttaaaaaaaatagtttttacatccatttgatgaatttgcaaattaaaaaattcagtCGTAGCAATTAAAAGTCTTATGGATGTATTTTTGTCATTGgtgaaaaagtaaaaagtaatTCTAGGTCTTGTAGTTGTTTAAAACATTTTCAActagtctagccttatatttattaatagatCCATCCAATTTCAACTTTTTCGTAAGACCCATTTGCAACTAATGTTTTACAACAGGTGGTAAATAATCTAACTTCCATGTTTTATTAGAAATCGATGgtatcatttcatcatttataaCCTCTttccataaaataaaataatgtgaaGATAATATTTCCTTCAAAGTGAGTGAGTCAtattcaacattaaacacataaaaatcaggactaaaatatttttctactctagcttttttacttcttcttaactcaaaatcattaattctattaatttttttaaaattaaaaaaactaggtagtgataaatattttgttcaattccTTAACCCACACTATTTTAGAATCAAAAGGGAATTTATTTTCATCGTAGATACCATCATCCGATTCTATTATtgtattatcttcaagattaaaaaatctataggttatactatttgaagcattaccaagaaaagcacaagtagtaaccttcttacccaactttgtaataTTGACATCCATTATCCTTacaaaggctagacaaccccaaactcttagatatcccaaacttggcttgtaatttttccacaattcaaaaggttTTTCATCTGTCCAATAGTAGTCCTCTTGACTTATCCCCTCTAGGATACAAAAGCCTAACCACAAAGTGTAACTCAACTAACTCTGGACAAGAATTGAgttcaaagctccacaaaaagaaCACCTTCTTTCAACTAATAAAAACTctcttttttgataaattttatgcactatatattttttgttgtgttCCTAAACCAAttgaagaccaccactatttatagtTGAAGATATCTTTCTAGGAATGTATAGGATGATAAAGGGGTGGTAAATAGTGACGATAAATGACCTAGAGGTTACATAGGTTATAAAGAATAATGGAAAATTAAGAGTTAGCTAATGTGATACAAAGCTAGAAACGACTTGTCATTAGATGCTTCACTAGAATTTGTAACATATTCACTTACTCCAAACGGAGTAATGCAATTTAGTAATGAAGCAATTATGAGGCAGCAAACATTTGTCTATTACATCCAACTTCTGTAACATATATGAGAAGTCAACCAACGGCCTACTTACAGCAAGTGCCACACTATAACACCAAAGTTTAAgctaattaacatataaactATTAATATGAAAATGCTGACCAACAGTGTACATTTGGTGCAATAGCTTCACTTTAATTATTggatttgtatttctttaagTAGGTGTGCCTACTTGTCCTCTTTTTCCATCCTTTATCATTAACATCTAATATATGCCACATATATAAGTTTCTTAATCAAGCAGGACCTCGATAAGCTAACTTAACCACATAGAATTTTCCAAACAAGTAGAACGATAAGCTAAGCTAGTCCGgcattcatttttcttttttcaattatcaCCTTCACTTCTGTACACTTGAACACTTTAGACTTTAGTCTCAACATAGTCTCATTTTCCCAAGCCCATTTAATCTCTTTGATATAACTTAGTCATAAATACGTGATTTGGTCATAAGCCCTTATAACTCATAATCTAAAACTCAATTTGATGAACGATTTGTTTTGCTGGAAATTAGACTCAAATACTTTTAGTTTGATAGGTAGTTTTTTAAATCCTATAAATCATCGcatgatttcaaaatttaataaatgctTAAAGGTTTGTGTTTTTAaactaaaatgataaatataagtCACAAGCCATAAAGTAGGATTTCTGACTTGTGACTATTCGCTTTTGGCTTATACATCTAAAGACAAAAGTCAGTCTAAACAGGTTCTAAGGCGTCCTTGAGAGTAATACTTTAGTTTATTACTTCAATCAAACTGTTATATATGTGTTTCTTAATATACTTATCCATTTATATCCTTGTTTTCTCGTTTCACATAAACTCATTTACGTTTGACTAGTTGTATGTTAGCATAGACATACGGGGTATTGCAATAAGTGGCTCCAACATTTATTCGGTATTTATCTAATTGACTCTAGCTATCATTAGATCATATATAAGAATGAGTTTTATTTTTAGGATACTTTAGCACTTCCCTTTCGAGTTGCGTCACATATTTTATATTCACACTTAATAAATCAATGACTTAATCACTTTTGGGTTGTATTGGCAGTATTCATACTTTATACTAACATTTTTCTCACTTATCATATATAGAcatttattgttaattaatCTTGTTTACTTGTTCATCATAAATTCCATGTTAATTATATCTTAGATGGGTAGCAGTAAGTGTTAGGATcaaattcacgcacacacactagatgaatgaagaacacaagaactttcaagaaaaaagagatgagagatctagagagagaaagagaaaactcaatattttgtggtaacaccctgtgagtaaacttccactgCGGTGaggtataataatattaataaatcagagtatttttggttacagagaataaatagagaatagagaataaatagcaaaacctaaaataatcaggctccactacctaaccgTAAGTAGCTCATTAGGCAGCGATCTTGATATGTGTTGTGACCATTAATATGTAAGtaggacaaaaaaaaaaaagattttcgATGAAGATAAATTTAGTTAGTTCAAACTATATATACATTGCATTACAAATGAgggaaaaaagaacaaaatttcctttttgtgagaatgaataaaaagaaagttaACAATAAATGGGTATTGCTAAAGTTGTATCGatcataaacaaataatatgttgcagggttaatttttttttttcatcactaAAATTACTCAACTAGTGAACAAGCTACAagtgatattttctctaaaattTCTGAACGTGTGTAGTGTGCTCATTCTCTCTTGGAATTGAAGTCAAGCTATCCTTGTAACCTATAACTCTGAAACTTTTAGGAACACCATGAAAACTTAATTCCTTTACCACATTGGAATTAAGGTTATAGGACATCATACTTCCACTTCCACTCTGATAAAGAAACAAATAACCCATCCAAATTGCTAATGGGAAACCAATTTGATGACCCCTAATTGTGTATTTCTTAGTCCAAGACTCATATACATTGTAATCCTTCATTATccaaatatttatcaaatccTTTTCATCAGGAATCACGGGCTCCGAATATGGATGATAAATCAATGCTAAAGAGTCCTGTAATAACATGAGTTTACAACTCGGTCCATACATTAAATAACAAGGTTCTGGAATTTTTAAACTATGGAATATTTCGGTGCTCATTTCAAAACAGAGAATTAAGTATTCATCAATCTCTCCTTCTATGTATTGAGATGCAAACCAATGACAAATTCCCCTATAAAACATTTGCGAACTAGAGGCACAATAAAACGTGCTCAATTGTTGAACCACATCACGATCTAATTTTCTCCAACAATCAACACTCAGATCGTAGATATCAACTATTCTATCCATCTCTTCTGGATAATCATCACGATCtgtcatatatatttttgaaattctaaTAACTTTATAGTCATTCGCGATAGAGTCATATCCAAAACCAACATTTTGGATGGAACGATAGTGATCTTCTTGACAACCAATAAACTGGTCGGGTGGGAGAAGTCTATAATTTCTCGTAGATGGATTAATTAAGATGGTGGTAACAGAGTCCATCATAGCAATCAAACCGTTACAAGGACCAATGAATTGGTCAatgctataattattattggttTTCAAATGAGTGACATCTAGATCTTGAATAATTGGGTtaaaataatcatcatcacCAGAAAGAAAAGACAATATAGTTTTATGCATATTTCTTTCATATTCGAAGCAATGCTTGAAAAGAATAAATTCGTCTTTGGAAGTTGTTGTGCGGTTGAGATAAAGATAGACAAAAGTAGAGGATTTAATGAGAAAGTAACAAGTTTTTGAGATGCAATTGAATCGCAGGAGGGATTTCACCGCGAGTCttaaaagtatataaattaCCACATCttcattcaacttcttcataatTCCATCAGccatttgattatttttatactcTTATATGcaatacttatttttcatctcATTTGAACTGGATCAAAAGGCTTACTTTGTTGAATCCAGATCCataacaaactaataatctaTTTTGCATTTTGTGGTTCTAATTTATAACAATTTATAGTTGCACTTATATATCGACAAGTtataatacatttaaaaaaggaCAGAAATATCCTGATTAATATCCTTCATATTAATTTACATATCATATTTACAATACACACCCATATGTAGCATTCATCATGTGTACATGTTATTGCAttcatttttgtaaatttattttagcAAGTATTACGCCTGGATTGTTTTTTGTTGGCAAATATATCACAAATTATAGTAACTTATCGttgaaactaaaatgacaaaaatgaatGAATAGATATTGATGTTGAGGAAAAGATATTTCACtctttttaagaaatttaatcccatTGAGGTATGATTTGAACCGATCTAGTATATAATTCTTAATTTGTCTCCTCCAAAATCATCCCAACAACATAATATGGCATAACTCAAACAACTTTATATTAATCGAAAAAGTCCAAAACTCTTCAATTGAATACGTTCTTCAATATTAAACTACTCTATTTTATAGAGAATTAGCTAGggacttgaaatatttttctttgtctCAACTCTTTTAACTACATTAACCTCAAAATATAAACACAATACAATACTTGTTATTAATTtgttatctttttcattttattaccACAAAGGAAGAATTGTCACTATTTATAGCTAGGTATAAGATTTCTTCCTCAATTCTTATAGCTAGGTATAAGAATTGCCTTAGATTCATTTCGCACCTTTTTCATTCTATTACCACAAACgatttatctatctatctatctatctatctatgtgTATGCCTGTCTATGTATGTATGTCTGTCtctctgtctatctgtctaccTAATGCAGACCATTTGTTTCCTATCACACATCCATCCACCACATTTAAGATTAGGTATCCCCCTATCCCCGCTTATTCAAACTTCTATC is part of the Solanum lycopersicum chromosome 1, SLM_r2.1 genome and harbors:
- the SLF13 gene encoding S-locus F-box protein type-13, encoding MADGIMKKLNEDVVIYILLRLAVKSLLRFNCISKTCYFLIKSSTFVYLYLNRTTTSKDEFILFKHCFEYERNMHKTILSFLSGDDDYFNPIIQDLDVTHLKTNNNYSIDQFIGPCNGLIAMMDSVTTILINPSTRNYRLLPPDQFIGCQEDHYRSIQNVGFGYDSIANDYKVIRISKIYMTDRDDYPEEMDRIVDIYDLSVDCWRKLDRDVVQQLSTFYCASSSQMFYRGICHWFASQYIEGEIDEYLILCFEMSTEIFHSLKIPEPCYLMYGPSCKLMLLQDSLALIYHPYSEPVIPDEKDLINIWIMKDYNVYESWTKKYTIRGHQIGFPLAIWMGYLFLYQSGSGSMMSYNLNSNVVKELSFHGVPKSFRVIGYKDSLTSIPRENEHTTHVQKF